A window from Lactiplantibacillus pentosus encodes these proteins:
- a CDS encoding MFS transporter has translation MQTTGQNTTLTGRRRFWFIFTLLLGTWTMSISQSSLSTVYPTFMRDFGISASTVQWLTTGFMLTMVVMMPISPWLLNNIGFKKLFLAVLVLFDAGSIIIYFAPSFGVMMIGRLIKAAAVGVLFPSYQSILLTITPEEKRGSTMGVAGLVMGSALASGPIISGVVLKFTDWHGLFMVFITVATLLILISFATIKDVMVNKPSKLDLISIVTLLGFAGILYVVNEIGKAGVNWTYAWILLIISILAVAYFTYRQFHLETPLLELRVLKTFNYDLAIFLTAISYVALIVVTIIFPLYYQGVLKVSPFVSGMSLVPGAVLLSILNPLTGKLAEKIGYKQIMLLGMAMIVLGWLILALVNAKLNLLTMILLAALIEGGNAFVMMPAVTLGANSLPDELISHGTAVITTVRQILGSAGVAVATLVLSNVTLAQKQAGASTLAANLTGYHTVFWMMLGIEIVGLVLALLLRDGRKQA, from the coding sequence ATGCAGACAACTGGTCAAAACACAACGTTAACCGGACGGCGGCGGTTCTGGTTCATCTTCACATTACTGTTGGGGACTTGGACGATGTCAATCAGTCAATCATCACTATCGACCGTCTACCCGACGTTTATGCGTGATTTCGGCATTTCAGCGTCGACGGTTCAATGGCTGACGACGGGCTTTATGTTGACGATGGTCGTCATGATGCCCATTAGTCCATGGTTACTCAATAATATTGGTTTTAAGAAATTATTCTTAGCGGTGCTGGTCCTATTTGATGCCGGTTCCATAATTATTTACTTTGCACCCAGTTTTGGTGTCATGATGATTGGGCGGTTGATCAAAGCGGCCGCTGTCGGTGTGCTATTTCCGTCATATCAATCGATTTTACTCACGATTACGCCAGAAGAGAAGCGTGGTAGTACTATGGGGGTCGCTGGGCTAGTCATGGGGTCAGCGCTCGCCTCAGGGCCCATCATTTCAGGGGTCGTTCTGAAGTTTACCGATTGGCACGGCCTGTTTATGGTCTTCATTACCGTTGCGACATTACTGATTTTAATTAGTTTTGCGACGATCAAGGATGTGATGGTGAATAAGCCATCGAAATTAGACCTGATTTCAATCGTCACGTTACTTGGTTTTGCTGGGATTTTGTACGTGGTTAATGAAATTGGTAAGGCTGGCGTGAACTGGACCTATGCATGGATTTTATTGATTATTTCCATCCTGGCAGTGGCCTACTTCACGTATCGGCAATTCCATTTGGAAACCCCATTACTGGAGTTACGAGTTTTAAAGACGTTTAACTACGACTTAGCCATTTTCCTGACTGCAATTTCGTATGTTGCCCTGATCGTGGTCACGATTATCTTCCCACTGTACTATCAAGGTGTTCTGAAGGTTTCACCATTCGTTTCAGGGATGTCACTGGTCCCTGGTGCGGTGCTCCTCAGTATCTTGAACCCGTTGACAGGGAAACTCGCTGAAAAGATCGGCTATAAGCAAATTATGTTACTGGGAATGGCGATGATCGTCTTGGGCTGGCTGATTTTAGCGTTGGTCAATGCCAAGCTCAACTTGCTCACGATGATTCTGTTGGCAGCCTTGATTGAAGGTGGCAATGCCTTTGTCATGATGCCAGCGGTTACCCTCGGTGCCAACTCATTGCCAGACGAGCTGATTTCACACGGAACGGCGGTTATTACGACGGTTAGACAGATTCTAGGCTCAGCTGGTGTCGCAGTGGCGACCTTGGTTCTCTCTAACGTGACCCTGGCTCAAAAGCAAGCTGGCGCTTCGACATTAGCCGCTAATTTGACCGGGTACCACACCGTCTTTTGGATGATGCTCGGAATCGAAATCGTTGGGCTAGTTCTCGCGTTATTGTTGCGTGATGGACGGAAACAGGCTTGA
- a CDS encoding DUF2187 domain-containing protein, which produces MAQITVGDRVKCQKNGNTDYDFYAKVEKIYENSAFVTITHYDVRDDINVSELQYRAVIALKKMKIAKPTAGEAKELQAVSPAMLAE; this is translated from the coding sequence ATGGCTCAGATTACTGTGGGGGATCGGGTTAAGTGCCAGAAAAACGGCAATACCGATTATGATTTTTATGCTAAAGTTGAAAAGATTTATGAGAACTCCGCCTTTGTCACCATTACACACTACGATGTCCGTGATGATATCAACGTCTCGGAATTACAATATCGTGCGGTGATTGCGCTTAAGAAAATGAAGATTGCGAAACCAACTGCAGGCGAAGCTAAGGAATTACAAGCTGTTAGCCCTGCGATGTTGGCTGAATAA